The Cupriavidus sp. EM10 genome includes a region encoding these proteins:
- a CDS encoding tripartite tricarboxylate transporter substrate binding protein, translating into MSITNQTSKARRRLLAAGVAMAAGFAVMTGAQAQGNYPTKPITMIVPFSAGGTTDILARIVSLQLGKALGQPVVVDNRPGAGGNIGASLAAKAQGDGYTLFMGTIGTHAINQSLYSKLPYDPVKDFAPITRVAMVPNIVVVNPKVPVHNIKELIAYVKANPDKLSYGSSGSGSSMHLSGELFNSMTGLHIQHIPYKGSAPAVNDLLGNQIGLMFDNMPSSYPHVKAGKLRAIAVTSGKRSPALPDVPTVAEAGVPGYEATSWFALYATGGTPQPIVDRLNAEVVKILAMPEVKKQMAEQGAEPNPEKPAQLAAFMKSETAKWAKVVKASGATVD; encoded by the coding sequence ATGAGCATCACCAATCAAACCTCGAAGGCGCGCAGACGCCTGCTGGCCGCTGGCGTGGCAATGGCCGCCGGCTTCGCCGTCATGACCGGCGCTCAGGCGCAGGGCAACTACCCGACCAAGCCGATCACGATGATCGTGCCGTTCTCGGCCGGTGGCACCACCGACATCCTGGCCCGCATCGTCAGCCTGCAACTGGGCAAGGCGCTGGGCCAGCCGGTGGTGGTGGACAACCGTCCGGGCGCCGGTGGCAACATCGGCGCGTCGCTGGCCGCCAAGGCGCAGGGCGACGGCTACACGCTGTTCATGGGTACCATCGGCACGCACGCAATCAACCAGTCGCTGTACTCGAAGCTGCCGTACGACCCGGTCAAGGATTTCGCGCCGATCACGCGCGTGGCCATGGTGCCGAACATCGTCGTGGTGAACCCCAAGGTGCCGGTGCACAACATCAAGGAACTGATCGCCTACGTGAAGGCGAACCCGGACAAGCTGTCGTACGGTTCGTCGGGCAGCGGTTCGTCGATGCACCTGTCGGGCGAGCTGTTCAACTCGATGACGGGCCTGCACATCCAGCACATCCCGTACAAGGGCAGTGCTCCGGCCGTGAACGACCTGCTGGGCAACCAGATCGGCCTGATGTTCGACAACATGCCGTCGTCGTACCCGCACGTGAAGGCCGGCAAGCTGCGCGCCATCGCCGTGACGTCGGGCAAGCGCTCGCCGGCCCTGCCGGACGTGCCGACCGTGGCCGAAGCCGGCGTGCCTGGCTATGAAGCCACGTCGTGGTTCGCGCTGTACGCCACCGGCGGCACGCCGCAGCCGATCGTCGACCGCCTGAACGCCGAAGTGGTCAAGATCCTGGCCATGCCGGAAGTGAAGAAGCAGATGGCCGAGCAAGGCGCCGAGCCGAACCCGGAAAAGCCGGCCCAGCTGGCCGCTTTCATGAAGTCCGAAACCGCCAAGTGGGCCAAGGTGGTGAAGGCTTCGGGCGCCACGGTGGACTGA
- a CDS encoding PadR family transcriptional regulator, with translation MSTQHALLISLIEKPSSGYDLARRFDKSIGYFWHATHQQIYRELGRMAEMGWIAAEDGSRDQAHAATQANAPDGVAVEKKNRKKVYYVLPAGRDELVRWVLSPSGGLDQREEILVKLRADAAIGPLGLDQEMGRLIALHEDRLALYRDIESKDFGGTLDRRQQIQYALLRRGIRFQEDWVKWGRDLMPLLEKPSEG, from the coding sequence ATGTCCACCCAGCACGCGCTCCTGATTTCCCTGATCGAAAAGCCATCGTCGGGCTACGACCTGGCGCGCCGTTTCGACAAATCCATCGGCTATTTCTGGCACGCCACGCACCAGCAGATCTACCGCGAACTGGGGCGGATGGCCGAAATGGGCTGGATTGCGGCCGAGGACGGCAGCCGGGATCAGGCGCACGCGGCCACCCAGGCCAACGCGCCCGACGGCGTGGCGGTGGAAAAAAAGAACCGCAAGAAGGTGTATTACGTGCTGCCGGCCGGCCGCGACGAGCTGGTGCGATGGGTGCTGTCGCCCAGCGGCGGGCTGGACCAGCGTGAGGAAATTCTGGTCAAGCTACGTGCAGATGCTGCAATCGGCCCGCTTGGGCTGGACCAGGAAATGGGGCGCCTGATTGCCTTGCATGAGGATCGGCTGGCGCTCTATCGCGACATCGAGAGCAAGGATTTCGGCGGCACGCTAGACCGGCGCCAGCAGATCCAGTACGCGTTGCTGCGGCGGGGCATCCGGTTCCAGGAGGACTGGGTGAAATGGGGGCGGGACTTGATGCCGCTGCTGGAGAAGCCCAGCGAGGGCTAG
- a CDS encoding nitronate monooxygenase family protein, with the protein MAIPALLQNLSLPAVCSPLFIISNPDLVVAQCKAGVVGSFPALNARPAEKLEEWLDRITTELAEHDARHPDRPAAPFAVNQIVHKSNDRLEHDLEMCVRYKVPIVITSLGARVEVNDAVHSYGGIVLHDVINNTFARKAIDKGADGLIAVAAGAGGHAGTLSPFALLHEIREWFDGPLLLSGAIASGDAVLAAQAAGADLAYIGSAFIATLEANAQDAYKQMIVDSNADDIIYSNLFTGVHGNYLRESIVRSGLDPEALPTSDATAMNFGSTRVKPWKDIWGAGQGVGAIKRVVPAAELVRRFVEEYALARRRLGLAPAEAAAHAASVA; encoded by the coding sequence ATGGCCATTCCCGCCCTGCTGCAAAACCTGTCGCTGCCGGCCGTCTGCTCGCCGCTGTTCATCATTTCCAATCCCGATCTGGTCGTCGCGCAGTGCAAGGCCGGCGTGGTGGGATCGTTCCCGGCGCTGAACGCGCGCCCGGCCGAGAAGCTGGAGGAATGGCTGGACCGCATCACCACCGAACTGGCGGAGCACGATGCCAGGCACCCCGACCGCCCGGCCGCGCCGTTCGCGGTCAACCAGATCGTGCACAAGTCCAATGACCGGCTCGAACACGACCTGGAAATGTGCGTGCGCTACAAGGTGCCCATCGTCATCACGTCGCTGGGCGCGCGCGTGGAGGTCAACGATGCGGTGCATTCGTACGGCGGCATCGTGCTGCACGACGTCATCAACAACACCTTTGCCCGCAAGGCCATCGACAAGGGCGCCGACGGCCTGATCGCCGTGGCGGCCGGGGCTGGCGGCCACGCCGGAACGCTGTCGCCGTTCGCGCTGCTGCACGAGATCCGCGAATGGTTCGATGGTCCGCTGCTGCTGTCCGGCGCCATCGCCAGCGGCGATGCGGTGCTGGCCGCCCAGGCCGCCGGCGCGGACCTGGCCTATATCGGCTCGGCCTTCATCGCCACGCTGGAAGCCAACGCCCAGGACGCCTACAAGCAGATGATCGTCGACAGCAACGCCGACGACATCATCTATTCCAACCTGTTCACGGGGGTGCACGGCAACTACCTGCGCGAAAGCATCGTGCGTTCGGGCCTGGACCCGGAAGCGCTGCCGACGTCGGATGCCACGGCCATGAACTTTGGCTCGACACGCGTCAAGCCCTGGAAGGACATCTGGGGCGCCGGCCAGGGCGTGGGCGCCATCAAGCGCGTGGTGCCGGCCGCCGAGCTGGTCCGCCGTTTCGTGGAAGAGTACGCGCTGGCGCGTCGCCGCCTGGGCCTGGCCCCGGCCGAAGCCGCCGCGCACGCCGCCAGCGTCGCCTGA